One part of the Sphingobium yanoikuyae genome encodes these proteins:
- a CDS encoding inositol monophosphatase family protein: MMVELHDPVVALMRQVGRDIVMPRYQNLAAEEISEKAANDFVTIADKESEIRLAEGLTSILPEAGVIGEEACAADPSILDRAGDGLNWIIDPIDGTGNFASGKPPFGIMIALADNGATLAGWILDPLTGRLCHATLGGGSHVDGERIMAKESSGDLPIAAISTIFMEAAERAEMERKSQAIFTMVDIPRCAAEQYPRLVLGQNDVSIFARVLPWDHAAGTLFVNEAGGCCQRLDGSAYRVGEQRRGLMGASSPRLWDLAAKTYYA; the protein is encoded by the coding sequence ATGATGGTGGAACTGCATGATCCCGTCGTCGCGCTGATGCGGCAGGTGGGGCGCGACATCGTCATGCCCCGCTACCAGAATCTGGCGGCGGAAGAGATTAGCGAGAAGGCGGCGAACGACTTCGTCACCATCGCCGACAAGGAAAGCGAAATCCGGCTGGCCGAAGGGCTGACGTCGATCCTGCCCGAAGCCGGGGTCATCGGCGAAGAGGCCTGCGCAGCCGACCCGTCGATCCTCGACCGCGCCGGCGACGGCCTCAACTGGATTATCGATCCGATCGACGGCACGGGCAATTTCGCGTCGGGCAAGCCGCCCTTCGGCATCATGATCGCGCTGGCCGACAATGGCGCCACTTTGGCCGGCTGGATCCTCGATCCACTGACCGGGCGGCTATGCCATGCGACCCTGGGCGGCGGCAGCCATGTCGATGGCGAACGGATCATGGCGAAGGAAAGTAGCGGCGACCTGCCGATCGCTGCCATTTCCACCATCTTCATGGAGGCGGCGGAACGGGCCGAGATGGAGCGCAAGTCGCAGGCCATTTTCACCATGGTGGACATTCCCCGCTGCGCGGCGGAGCAATATCCCCGGCTGGTGCTGGGCCAGAATGACGTGTCGATCTTCGCGCGCGTGCTGCCCTGGGACCATGCGGCCGGCACCCTGTTCGTCAATGAGGCAGGGGGCTGCTGCCAGCGGCTCGACGGCAGCGCCTATCGGGTCGGTGAACAGCGTCGGGGCCTGATGGGCGCGTCCTCGCCGCGCCTGTGGGATCTGGCGGCCAAGACCTATTATGCCTGA
- the trxA gene encoding thioredoxin TrxA encodes MDQLKEFAVMATKAVTDVSFKQDVIDADKPVLVDFWAEWCGPCKMIGPALEEISEELADKVTIAKINIDENPDAPGQYGVRGIPTMILFKNGEVAATKVGAAPKSALKGWIESVL; translated from the coding sequence ATCGACCAACTTAAGGAGTTTGCAGTTATGGCCACCAAGGCAGTTACCGATGTCAGCTTCAAGCAGGACGTGATCGACGCCGACAAGCCCGTCCTTGTCGACTTCTGGGCCGAATGGTGCGGCCCGTGCAAGATGATCGGCCCGGCTCTGGAAGAGATTAGCGAGGAACTGGCCGACAAGGTCACGATCGCCAAGATCAACATCGACGAAAATCCCGATGCGCCGGGCCAATATGGCGTGCGCGGCATCCCGACGATGATCCTGTTCAAGAATGGCGAAGTCGCCGCGACCAAGGTCGGCGCCGCACCCAAGAGCGCGCTCAAGGGCTGGATCGAAAGCGTCCTCTAA
- the addA gene encoding double-strand break repair helicase AddA has product MGATMAKGSSPLQPLAGAQALAAAPDAHVWLSASAGTGKTHVLTARVFRLLLQGVRPENILCLTFTKAGAAEMADRIHDRLATWVQAEERDLFNDLEALGEESGPEARDRARRLFAEVLESTGGGLRIQTIHGFCQQLLASFPLEADLAPGFRPLDAREQGVLARQTLADMVIRAEELGDGDLIDALQALSLRLGEGAAETFLLRCAARLSALTELPGDIGPWLARELGLPEGDIDAWVAEQCSDAMFDMRSLAWVAQANADWGTGRALERCDRIAAWRGRDPAARAATLTDLHSAWAKADGDLISAKGWVPPIDGYGEATARLHARCAELIGVKLQADYAALLARALHAGRAYARAYDEAKRLAGAVDFDDLIARTASLLQKEGIAEWIRYKLDQRIDHILVDEAQDTNVHQWAIVGALAAEFFAGDGAKADKVRTIFTVGDFKQAIFGFQGTSPQAFAAAQMVFSRHADMAGHAFHDLSLDRSFRSTPPVLDLVDRTIATLRAQSLGLTEGEVRHISANRHPGEVLLWKPTIAGLADEVEGEEDWVADQERELAGKIARQIRQWIDDKMMLEARGRPVRPGDIMILVRRRSELARLIVARLYEEKVAVAGIDRLRLNAPLAVRDLLAALRFATQPDDDLNLAALLVSPLIGWTQDELMQRAIGRKGGLWRHLLQRLDDAQLLPLRQLLGQADFTTPYRYLEAILSGPMDGRRRLIERLGAEAADPIEELLNAALGFEADDHPSLQRFIDWFDRGEVEIVRDAAAQGDALRLLTVHGAKGLQAPIVILADACLDPDAGNRMDSLEWNGLPILAPRKGERLGPIGDVAADAAAIEREEHWRLLYVALTRAEEKLIVAGSLGPRAKGEVKAQSWYGAVDAAMVDMGCDWEADPLWGARRRWRGAEVLTPKAVQPESAEDKPVVVEPEWLRAQAPAEQRPPRPLAPSAPVEDDVPNPPPTAAMRQAAERGRWLHALFQRLPDLPAERRREGAERWLEQQVAGDAALRRDVIDHALRVIEDPHFAALFAPGALAEAPIAAVVGEAVIAGTVDRLRVEADRVQLVDFKTGRMTPRDAEEVPVAHVRQMAAYVAALEVIFPGRTVEAALLYTSAARLIALPAAQLAPYKPGFSPTQQYLLL; this is encoded by the coding sequence ATGGGCGCGACGATGGCTAAAGGCTCCAGCCCTTTGCAACCGCTGGCCGGCGCGCAGGCGCTGGCCGCTGCGCCCGACGCCCATGTCTGGCTGTCGGCCTCCGCCGGCACCGGCAAGACCCATGTGCTGACCGCGCGTGTCTTCCGCCTGCTGCTGCAGGGTGTGCGGCCGGAAAATATCCTCTGCCTGACCTTTACCAAGGCTGGCGCGGCGGAAATGGCCGACCGCATCCATGATCGGCTCGCCACCTGGGTGCAGGCCGAGGAACGCGATCTGTTCAACGATCTGGAAGCGCTGGGCGAAGAGAGCGGACCGGAAGCGCGCGACCGCGCCCGCCGCCTGTTCGCCGAAGTGCTGGAATCGACCGGTGGCGGCCTGCGCATCCAGACCATCCATGGCTTCTGTCAGCAATTGCTCGCCTCCTTCCCGCTGGAGGCGGATCTCGCCCCCGGCTTTCGTCCGCTCGACGCACGCGAACAGGGTGTGCTGGCCCGCCAGACGCTGGCCGACATGGTCATCCGCGCCGAGGAACTGGGCGATGGCGACCTGATCGACGCGTTGCAGGCTTTGAGCCTGCGACTGGGAGAGGGGGCGGCCGAGACTTTCCTGCTGCGCTGTGCCGCGCGCCTCTCCGCACTGACAGAGCTACCCGGCGATATCGGTCCCTGGCTGGCGCGCGAACTGGGCTTGCCCGAAGGCGATATCGACGCCTGGGTGGCGGAACAGTGCAGCGACGCCATGTTCGACATGCGCAGCCTCGCCTGGGTGGCGCAGGCCAATGCCGACTGGGGCACGGGGCGGGCACTGGAGCGCTGCGACCGGATCGCCGCCTGGCGCGGCCGCGATCCCGCCGCGCGTGCCGCAACCCTGACCGACTTGCACAGCGCTTGGGCCAAGGCGGATGGCGATCTCATCTCCGCCAAGGGCTGGGTACCGCCGATCGACGGCTATGGCGAGGCAACGGCGCGGCTTCATGCCCGCTGCGCCGAACTGATCGGGGTCAAGCTCCAGGCGGACTATGCCGCCCTGCTGGCCCGCGCGCTCCATGCCGGCCGTGCCTATGCCCGCGCCTATGATGAAGCCAAGCGGCTCGCCGGCGCTGTCGATTTCGACGACCTGATCGCGCGCACAGCGTCCCTGCTCCAGAAGGAGGGGATCGCCGAATGGATCCGCTACAAGCTGGACCAGCGGATCGACCACATCCTGGTCGACGAGGCGCAGGACACAAACGTCCATCAATGGGCGATCGTCGGCGCGCTGGCGGCCGAGTTCTTCGCCGGTGACGGTGCCAAGGCCGACAAGGTTCGGACCATCTTCACCGTGGGCGATTTCAAGCAGGCGATCTTCGGTTTTCAGGGGACCAGCCCGCAGGCCTTCGCCGCCGCGCAGATGGTCTTTTCCCGCCATGCCGACATGGCCGGCCATGCCTTCCACGACCTATCGCTCGATCGCAGCTTCCGCTCGACGCCGCCGGTGCTGGATCTGGTAGACCGGACGATCGCCACCTTGCGGGCGCAGTCGCTGGGCCTGACCGAGGGCGAAGTGCGGCATATCAGCGCCAATCGCCATCCCGGCGAGGTGCTGCTGTGGAAGCCGACGATTGCGGGCCTGGCCGACGAGGTGGAGGGCGAGGAGGATTGGGTCGCCGATCAGGAACGGGAACTGGCCGGCAAGATCGCGCGCCAGATCCGGCAATGGATCGACGACAAGATGATGCTGGAGGCACGGGGCCGCCCGGTCCGCCCTGGCGACATCATGATCCTGGTCCGCCGCCGCAGCGAACTGGCCCGGCTGATCGTCGCGCGCCTGTATGAAGAGAAGGTGGCGGTTGCCGGCATCGACCGCCTGCGCCTCAATGCGCCGCTGGCGGTCCGTGACCTGCTCGCCGCGCTGCGCTTTGCCACGCAGCCCGACGATGACCTGAACCTTGCCGCCCTGCTGGTGTCGCCGCTGATCGGCTGGACCCAGGACGAGCTGATGCAGCGGGCGATCGGGCGCAAGGGTGGCCTGTGGCGTCATCTGCTCCAGCGGCTGGATGATGCGCAATTGCTGCCGCTGCGCCAATTGCTGGGGCAGGCGGATTTCACCACCCCCTATCGCTATCTGGAGGCGATCCTGTCCGGCCCGATGGACGGGCGCCGCCGGCTGATCGAGCGGCTGGGCGCGGAAGCGGCCGACCCGATCGAGGAATTGCTGAACGCCGCGCTAGGTTTCGAGGCGGACGACCATCCCTCGCTCCAGCGTTTCATCGACTGGTTCGATCGCGGCGAAGTCGAAATCGTCCGCGATGCGGCGGCGCAAGGCGATGCGCTGCGGTTGCTGACCGTGCATGGCGCCAAGGGATTGCAGGCGCCGATCGTGATCCTCGCCGATGCCTGTCTTGATCCCGACGCCGGCAACCGCATGGATTCGCTTGAATGGAACGGCCTGCCGATCCTGGCCCCGCGCAAGGGCGAGCGACTGGGGCCGATCGGCGACGTCGCGGCCGATGCCGCGGCAATCGAGCGGGAGGAGCATTGGCGCCTTCTCTATGTCGCGCTGACCCGTGCCGAGGAGAAACTGATCGTTGCCGGATCGCTCGGGCCAAGGGCGAAGGGCGAGGTGAAGGCGCAAAGCTGGTATGGCGCGGTCGATGCGGCGATGGTCGACATGGGCTGTGATTGGGAGGCCGATCCGCTCTGGGGCGCCCGCCGGCGCTGGCGCGGGGCCGAGGTGCTGACGCCCAAGGCCGTGCAGCCCGAAAGCGCCGAAGACAAGCCCGTGGTGGTCGAGCCGGAGTGGCTGCGCGCGCAGGCGCCGGCGGAACAGCGTCCGCCCCGGCCGCTGGCGCCGTCCGCGCCGGTCGAGGATGATGTCCCCAACCCGCCGCCGACGGCTGCGATGCGCCAGGCGGCCGAACGCGGTCGCTGGCTTCATGCCCTGTTCCAGCGCCTGCCCGACCTGCCGGCCGAGCGGCGGCGCGAGGGCGCCGAACGCTGGCTGGAACAGCAGGTGGCGGGAGATGCCGCACTGCGCCGGGACGTGATCGACCATGCACTGCGGGTTATCGAGGATCCGCATTTCGCCGCCCTGTTTGCGCCGGGCGCGCTCGCCGAGGCGCCGATCGCCGCGGTGGTGGGCGAAGCGGTGATTGCCGGCACCGTCGACCGGCTGCGGGTCGAGGCGGACCGGGTCCAGCTGGTCGATTTCAAGACCGGGCGGATGACGCCGCGCGATGCGGAGGAAGTGCCGGTCGCCCATGTCCGGCAGATGGCGGCCTATGTCGCGGCGCTGGAAGTGATCTTCCCGGGCCGCACGGTGGAGGCGGCCCTGCTCTATACCAGCGCGGCGCGGCTCATCGCGCTGCCGGCTGCCCAACTGGCGCCCTACAAGCCGGGCTTTTCGCCCACGCAGCAATATTTGCTGCTGTGA
- the argJ gene encoding bifunctional glutamate N-acetyltransferase/amino-acid acetyltransferase ArgJ has protein sequence MTDRSPLAPAAFPALPAIAGVTLRVAKARYKNWDRCDLTYVELDAGTAVAGVTTQSKCPSPEVEWCRDAIPMGQARAVVVNAGNANAFTGHRGRAAVEAIAAKVANHLSCQPSNIFVSSTGVIGVPLPIDKAEAGLEAAFTAAPCGWEDAANTIGTTDTYAKGAHVSAMIGDTRVDLVGIIKGSGMIAPDMATMLGYIFTDAAIDPALLQQMLSAANKRTFSCITVDSDTSTSDTVLAFATGKAGNAPLASMEDAGADAFAAALSDLCRQLAHLVVRDGEGASKFIEITVEGAESDASAHRIALSIANSPLVKTAIAGEDANWGRVVMAVGKAGEPAERDKLAIRFGATQVAAGGLALDGYDEAPVAAHLKGQDIVIGVDIGLGEGRATVWTCDLTHGYISINADYRS, from the coding sequence ATGACCGACCGTTCCCCCCTCGCCCCCGCCGCCTTTCCCGCCCTGCCCGCCATTGCCGGCGTGACGCTGCGTGTCGCCAAGGCGCGATACAAGAATTGGGACCGGTGCGACCTCACCTATGTCGAGCTGGACGCAGGCACGGCGGTCGCCGGCGTGACGACGCAGAGCAAATGCCCCTCGCCCGAGGTCGAATGGTGCCGGGACGCTATCCCGATGGGCCAGGCCCGCGCCGTCGTCGTCAATGCCGGCAACGCCAACGCCTTCACTGGCCATCGCGGCCGCGCCGCCGTGGAGGCGATCGCGGCCAAGGTCGCCAATCACCTGTCCTGCCAGCCCTCCAATATTTTCGTCTCCTCGACCGGCGTGATCGGCGTGCCGCTGCCGATCGACAAGGCCGAGGCAGGCCTCGAAGCCGCCTTCACCGCCGCGCCCTGCGGCTGGGAGGATGCGGCGAACACCATCGGCACCACCGACACCTATGCCAAGGGCGCCCATGTTTCGGCGATGATCGGCGACACTCGCGTCGACCTGGTCGGCATCATCAAGGGATCGGGCATGATCGCGCCCGACATGGCGACGATGCTCGGCTATATCTTTACCGACGCCGCGATCGATCCGGCGCTGCTGCAGCAGATGCTGTCAGCTGCCAACAAGCGGACCTTCTCCTGTATCACCGTCGACAGCGACACCTCGACCAGCGACACGGTGCTGGCCTTCGCCACCGGCAAGGCCGGCAACGCCCCGCTCGCGTCGATGGAAGATGCTGGCGCCGACGCCTTCGCCGCCGCGCTCTCCGACCTCTGCCGCCAACTCGCCCATCTGGTCGTGCGCGACGGCGAAGGCGCCAGCAAGTTCATCGAAATCACGGTCGAGGGCGCCGAAAGCGACGCCAGCGCCCATCGCATTGCCCTCTCCATCGCCAATTCGCCGCTGGTGAAGACCGCGATCGCGGGCGAGGACGCCAATTGGGGTCGCGTCGTCATGGCCGTCGGCAAGGCGGGCGAACCGGCCGAGCGCGACAAGCTGGCGATCCGCTTCGGCGCGACGCAGGTCGCCGCCGGCGGCCTGGCGCTGGACGGCTATGACGAGGCGCCGGTGGCCGCCCATCTCAAGGGCCAGGATATCGTCATCGGCGTCGATATCGGCCTGGGCGAAGGCCGCGCCACGGTGTGGACCTGCGACCTGACGCACGGCTATATCTCGATCAACGCGGATTATCGCAGCTAA
- a CDS encoding glutathione S-transferase family protein, whose translation MLTIWGRLNSHNVKKVAWFAQEIGLPFVRHDVGMEHGMSDAYLAMNPNRLIPTIEDGDVILWESNAILRYLAHRYAPEEIYPADPALRAQGDKWMDWQFSFADAQRDAFIQLVRRQDGQRNLQVIEQSAQASGAAMAILDRALADQEWLSGVNFGVADVPMGVYAHTYFTLEIPRPALPHLRAWYDRLREKPAYAELVMIPLS comes from the coding sequence ATGCTGACGATCTGGGGCCGCCTCAATTCGCATAATGTGAAGAAGGTCGCCTGGTTCGCGCAGGAAATCGGCCTGCCCTTCGTCCGCCATGATGTCGGCATGGAACATGGCATGTCCGACGCCTATCTGGCGATGAACCCCAACCGGCTGATCCCGACGATCGAGGATGGCGATGTCATACTGTGGGAGTCGAACGCGATCCTGCGCTATCTCGCCCATCGCTATGCGCCGGAGGAGATCTATCCTGCCGACCCGGCATTGCGGGCGCAGGGCGACAAATGGATGGACTGGCAATTCAGCTTTGCCGATGCCCAGCGCGACGCCTTCATCCAGTTGGTGCGACGCCAAGATGGACAGCGAAATTTACAGGTCATCGAGCAATCGGCGCAGGCGTCGGGCGCGGCGATGGCGATCCTCGACCGGGCGCTGGCGGATCAAGAATGGCTTTCGGGTGTCAATTTCGGTGTCGCGGATGTGCCTATGGGCGTCTACGCCCATACCTATTTCACGCTCGAAATACCGCGGCCCGCCCTGCCGCATCTGCGCGCCTGGTATGACCGGCTGCGCGAAAAGCCGGCCTATGCCGAACTGGTGATGATCCCGCTCAGCTAA
- a CDS encoding glycosyltransferase family 39 protein, with amino-acid sequence MYRSISMAPSRRLRLPLAALLVSALTGWFLIAAIAAPFDHDESQYVAGAYFSGHAVMFRDFLYLQPPLHAWVLAPLSLLASGHMVLAMRLATAVMALATLALIWAAQRAADISRSSATLAMLLMAATAAFQFSGSVVRNDMLPTLLASAAMLLTLLGLRHRSDSHWLGAGMLFGLAITTKLNFAPLGATVGLFVIASGGRHAVRAALFLALGALLGMVPMVIAWASGPDGFLYGILTYGVTAPHAWYAANGAAQELATAEKLRDLVKYLWKGPALVALLLLIANWIATRGRTRSSGRRLAIWMSAGALIGAALPTPTQLQYLMPLLPPLALALGYLLDDARHWWPLRRKAMLALLCLAAIPGLIPSIRDLATAARTGSPLLAAQANAHWLGMTVRAAGGADILTLSPHLAIDSGLALDPRLATGPFVYRTGWTLRPEQARRLHALTPASLPGLDRAMPAAILTGYENGTRKLPLRPDDSLENYARRHGYRMLPMPDGVGRLYLRD; translated from the coding sequence GTGTATCGTTCCATTTCCATGGCGCCGTCGCGCCGATTGCGCCTGCCTCTGGCGGCGCTGCTGGTTAGCGCATTGACCGGCTGGTTCCTGATCGCCGCGATTGCCGCACCCTTCGATCATGACGAAAGCCAATATGTCGCAGGCGCCTATTTCAGCGGCCATGCGGTCATGTTTCGCGACTTTCTCTATCTTCAGCCGCCGCTGCACGCATGGGTGCTGGCACCGCTGAGCCTATTGGCATCGGGCCATATGGTACTGGCGATGCGCCTTGCCACCGCCGTCATGGCACTCGCGACGCTTGCGCTCATCTGGGCGGCCCAGCGTGCGGCAGACATATCCCGCTCCAGCGCTACCCTGGCCATGTTACTGATGGCGGCGACAGCCGCGTTCCAGTTCAGCGGCTCCGTTGTCCGGAACGATATGCTGCCGACCCTACTGGCCTCCGCCGCCATGCTGCTGACCTTGCTTGGCCTGCGCCATCGCTCGGACAGCCACTGGCTTGGGGCCGGCATGCTGTTTGGCCTTGCGATCACGACAAAGCTCAATTTCGCTCCGCTCGGCGCGACCGTCGGCCTGTTCGTCATCGCCAGCGGCGGCCGGCACGCTGTTCGCGCCGCCCTGTTCCTGGCACTCGGCGCGCTGCTGGGCATGGTCCCCATGGTCATTGCCTGGGCATCCGGGCCGGACGGCTTTCTCTACGGCATCCTGACCTATGGCGTGACCGCGCCCCACGCCTGGTATGCCGCCAACGGCGCCGCGCAGGAGCTGGCGACGGCGGAAAAGCTGCGCGACCTTGTCAAATATCTCTGGAAGGGGCCGGCGCTTGTCGCCTTGCTGCTGCTCATCGCCAACTGGATCGCGACCCGTGGCCGCACGCGCTCATCCGGGCGTCGGCTGGCGATCTGGATGAGTGCCGGCGCGCTGATCGGGGCCGCGCTGCCGACCCCTACGCAATTGCAATATCTGATGCCGCTGCTGCCGCCGCTCGCCCTTGCCCTCGGCTATCTGCTCGACGATGCCCGTCACTGGTGGCCGCTGCGGCGCAAGGCGATGCTGGCGCTGCTCTGCCTGGCAGCGATCCCCGGTCTCATTCCCTCGATCCGGGATCTGGCAACGGCCGCCCGTACCGGATCGCCGCTATTGGCTGCACAGGCCAATGCCCATTGGCTGGGCATGACGGTGCGCGCCGCAGGCGGCGCCGATATCCTCACCCTCTCCCCGCATCTCGCAATCGACAGCGGCCTGGCGCTCGATCCGCGCCTTGCAACCGGCCCGTTCGTCTATCGCACCGGTTGGACGCTCCGCCCCGAGCAGGCGCGCCGGCTCCATGCGCTGACGCCTGCCTCCCTGCCAGGCCTGGATCGCGCCATGCCGGCGGCAATCCTTACCGGCTATGAAAATGGCACACGGAAATTGCCGCTGCGGCCCGACGACAGCCTGGAAAATTATGCCCGTCGCCATGGCTATCGCATGCTCCCGATGCCCGATGGCGTCGGGCGCCTCTATCTGCGGGACTAG
- the addB gene encoding double-strand break repair protein AddB, protein MGDRTKPALYTIPAHRAFADALVAGILAQQGSDPVRLAQGMILLPSNRAVRAVSDAFVRRAEGGLLLPRLVALGDPELGEEVGGALDPLWEGDAVPAAIPPMRRQMILARMVQDAGGAADAGQALQLGQALGAVLDQMQVERAPLDALSKLDLIEGLSSHWEKSLDLFSILIARWPAELARLGFIDLADRRNRLFDRVAARWAEAPPPGFIVAAGISATAPAIAGLLRRIAELPNGQVVFAGLDQNLDEDAWAAIGPFPPDPVTGRSAAGHETHPQYALKRLLDRMSASREDVAQWRWGSEHDARAVRGRNISNAMLPPRLTSRWRDLKTADRSLAGVEALEVATPGEEAQAIAIALREALETPERTAALVTPDRQLAVRVSAHLRRWGIEADDSAGQPLSRLPPGTLLIAMAEAAAERFAPVALLTLLKHPLVMRGEMRLPWLEGVRQLDLLLRGPRPQAGLRGIDLLLEPREGDDRQKELRAQARAWWPCARDLLEPLEAAFALAPDLAGQLAAVREQAGALTNDALWAGHQGHAAADLFAEMEAAATEGPRQADIRSLPALLDHMLGGVSVRPPQGGHPRIAILGLVEAQLVQADLMILGGLNEGSWPGLPSPDPWLAPRIRRELGLPGLETRIGLAAHDFASALGAPHVLITRARRGSGGPAIASRFWLRLKAMAGPQWKTADRYRLLADALDLPPSHRPSARPAPVPPLAVRPTRIPVTDVDRLKADPFAFYARRILKLNRLDPVDADAGPAWRGTVVHEILEHWAQGGSRDPADLEARARAMFARPDVHPLLRALWQPRLIEAIRWIAAEVAKDQSAGRHILAVETEGKAEIAGVLLTGKADRIDRMPDGSIGIVDYKTGKPPSARQVRGGYALQLGLLGLIAESADGAFPGVAGARVAGSFEYWSLAKKGDAFGYRESPVDPMGKRDKVVTADFTAFVYDQFRDAAETWLTGAAPFAAQVNPEVANYGDYDQLMRLEEWYGRDDG, encoded by the coding sequence ATGGGTGACCGGACCAAGCCGGCGCTGTACACCATCCCGGCGCACCGCGCCTTCGCCGACGCGCTGGTCGCCGGCATATTGGCGCAGCAAGGAAGCGATCCCGTCCGCCTGGCGCAGGGCATGATCCTGCTCCCCAGCAATCGCGCCGTCCGCGCCGTCAGCGATGCCTTTGTCCGTCGGGCCGAGGGCGGCCTGCTGCTGCCCCGTCTGGTCGCGCTGGGCGATCCGGAACTGGGCGAGGAAGTTGGCGGCGCGCTCGATCCGCTGTGGGAAGGCGATGCCGTTCCCGCCGCCATCCCGCCGATGCGACGGCAGATGATCCTTGCGCGCATGGTGCAGGATGCTGGCGGCGCGGCCGATGCCGGCCAGGCGCTGCAATTGGGGCAGGCGCTCGGCGCCGTGCTCGACCAGATGCAGGTGGAGCGGGCGCCGCTCGATGCGCTGTCGAAGCTCGACCTGATCGAGGGGCTGTCGAGCCATTGGGAAAAATCGCTCGACCTCTTCTCCATCCTGATTGCCCGCTGGCCGGCCGAACTGGCGCGGCTGGGCTTCATCGACCTTGCGGATCGGCGCAATCGCCTGTTCGATCGGGTCGCTGCACGTTGGGCTGAGGCCCCGCCGCCGGGCTTCATCGTCGCGGCCGGCATCAGCGCCACCGCGCCGGCGATCGCGGGGCTGCTGCGGCGGATCGCCGAACTGCCCAACGGCCAGGTGGTGTTCGCCGGGCTCGACCAGAATTTGGACGAGGACGCCTGGGCGGCGATCGGTCCGTTCCCGCCCGATCCCGTCACCGGCCGCAGCGCAGCCGGGCATGAGACCCATCCGCAATATGCTCTGAAGCGTCTGCTCGACCGGATGAGCGCCAGCCGCGAGGATGTCGCCCAGTGGCGCTGGGGCAGCGAGCATGATGCCCGCGCCGTACGCGGCCGCAATATTTCCAACGCGATGCTGCCGCCGCGCCTGACCAGCCGCTGGCGCGACCTCAAGACCGCCGACCGCTCGCTCGCCGGGGTCGAGGCGCTGGAGGTGGCGACGCCGGGCGAAGAAGCGCAGGCCATTGCCATTGCGCTGCGTGAGGCGCTGGAAACGCCCGAACGCACCGCCGCGCTGGTGACGCCTGACCGGCAGCTCGCCGTGCGCGTCTCCGCCCATCTGCGCCGCTGGGGCATAGAAGCCGACGATTCCGCCGGTCAGCCGCTCTCCCGCCTGCCGCCCGGCACCCTGCTGATCGCGATGGCGGAGGCGGCGGCCGAGCGCTTTGCGCCAGTGGCGCTGCTGACCCTGCTCAAGCATCCGCTGGTGATGCGCGGCGAGATGCGCCTGCCCTGGCTGGAGGGCGTGCGCCAACTCGACCTGCTGCTGCGCGGACCGCGTCCACAGGCGGGGCTGCGCGGCATCGACCTGCTGCTGGAGCCGCGCGAGGGTGATGACCGGCAGAAGGAGCTGCGCGCGCAGGCTCGCGCCTGGTGGCCCTGCGCGCGCGATCTGCTCGAACCGCTGGAAGCCGCCTTCGCGCTCGCGCCCGATCTGGCGGGACAATTGGCGGCGGTGCGCGAACAGGCCGGAGCGCTCACCAATGACGCGCTCTGGGCCGGGCATCAGGGCCATGCCGCGGCCGACCTGTTCGCCGAGATGGAGGCGGCCGCCACCGAAGGGCCGCGTCAGGCCGATATCCGATCGCTGCCGGCGCTGCTCGACCATATGCTGGGCGGCGTGTCGGTGCGCCCGCCGCAGGGCGGGCATCCGCGCATTGCCATATTGGGCCTGGTCGAGGCGCAACTGGTGCAGGCGGACCTGATGATCCTGGGCGGCCTCAACGAAGGTAGCTGGCCGGGCCTGCCGTCGCCCGATCCCTGGCTGGCGCCGCGCATCCGCCGCGAACTGGGCTTGCCGGGCCTGGAAACCCGGATCGGCCTTGCTGCGCATGATTTTGCGAGCGCGCTCGGCGCCCCGCATGTCCTGATCACCCGTGCCCGGCGCGGCAGCGGTGGGCCGGCGATCGCCTCGCGCTTCTGGCTGCGCCTGAAGGCGATGGCAGGGCCGCAATGGAAAACCGCTGATCGCTATCGCCTGCTGGCCGATGCGCTGGACCTGCCACCTAGCCACCGGCCGTCCGCGCGCCCCGCGCCGGTGCCCCCGCTCGCCGTCCGTCCGACCCGCATCCCCGTCACCGATGTCGACCGGCTGAAGGCCGATCCCTTTGCTTTCTATGCCCGGCGTATCCTGAAGCTCAATCGCCTCGATCCGGTCGATGCCGATGCCGGCCCGGCCTGGCGCGGCACGGTCGTGCATGAGATATTGGAGCATTGGGCGCAGGGCGGCAGCCGTGATCCGGCCGATCTGGAGGCGCGCGCCCGCGCCATGTTCGCCCGGCCCGATGTCCATCCGCTGCTCCGCGCCCTATGGCAGCCGCGCCTGATCGAGGCGATCCGCTGGATCGCGGCCGAAGTGGCGAAGGATCAGTCCGCGGGCCGCCATATCCTGGCTGTGGAGACCGAAGGGAAAGCAGAGATTGCCGGCGTGCTGCTGACCGGCAAGGCCGATCGCATCGACCGGATGCCCGATGGCAGCATCGGCATCGTCGACTACAAGACCGGCAAGCCGCCCAGCGCGAGGCAGGTGCGCGGCGGCTATGCGCTGCAATTGGGCCTGCTCGGCCTGATCGCGGAATCCGCCGATGGCGCCTTTCCCGGCGTGGCCGGCGCGCGGGTGGCGGGCAGTTTCGAATATTGGTCGCTCGCCAAGAAGGGCGACGCCTTTGGCTATCGCGAGAGCCCGGTCGATCCGATGGGCAAGCGCGACAAGGTGGTCACCGCCGATTTCACCGCCTTCGTCTACGACCAGTTCCGCGACGCGGCCGAAACCTGGCTGACCGGCGCTGCGCCCTTCGCCGCGCAGGTCAATCCGGAAGTGGCCAATTATGGTGATTATGACCAACTGATGCGGCTGGAGGAATGGTATGGGCGCGACGATGGCTAA